A single Lactuca sativa cultivar Salinas chromosome 8, Lsat_Salinas_v11, whole genome shotgun sequence DNA region contains:
- the LOC111889319 gene encoding probable magnesium transporter NIPA8: protein ILITLTKLPTIPLLPFTQTIIPPKKSSHLSSLLTQTERHALLVEGINGKTLLRPIISIQSWRIGILFFAFGNALNFISFGYAAQSLLAALGSIQFVSNIAFSYFVLQKTVTVSIVLVATTFIVLGNIFLVAFGNHQSPVYTQEQLAKKYSNITFLFYCLLLVVVVLMHHYVYRRGELLLAIPGKDLMRYWKLLLPFSVSFL, encoded by the exons ATCTTAATAACCCTAACCAAATTGCCGACCATCCCATTGCTGCCGTTCACACAGACCATCATTCCGCCGAAGAAAAGTTCGCATTTATCATCATTATTGACTCAG ACAGAAAGACATGCTCTGCTAGTTGAAGGGATTAATGGAAAGACACTACTGAGGCCTATTATAAGCATCCAATCTTGGAGAATAG GTATTCTATTTTTTGCTTTTGGAAATGCCCTTAACTTTATTTCCTTTGGATATGCTGCTCAG TCGCTTCTTGCAGCATTGGGATCCATACAATTTGTGTCAAATATCGCGTTTTCCTATTTTGTCTTACAGAAAACAGTCACTGTAAGTAT AGTATTAGTTGCCACAACTTTTATTGTTCTTGGAAACATCTTCCTTGTTGCTTTTGGCAATCACCAATCACCTG TTTACACACAGGAGCAGTTGGCAAAAAAGTATAGCAACATTACTTTCCTATTTTACTGTCTGCTTTTGGTAGTGGTGGTTCTCATGCATCATTATGTATACAG GAGAGGAGAATTGTTGCTTGCTATTCCAGGGAAGGATCTTATGAGATACTGGAAGTTACTGCTTCCTTTTTCAGTATCATTCTTGTAG